A stretch of the Neisseria sp. DTU_2020_1000833_1_SI_GRL_NUU_006 genome encodes the following:
- the grxD gene encoding Grx4 family monothiol glutaredoxin, which yields MTSIHDQIKEVVTTHRVVLFMKGTKQFPQCGFSSRAVQILNAAGCTDYVTVNVLENDAVRQGIKEYSDWPTIPQLYVNGEFVGGSDILMEMFEAGELQDLLKA from the coding sequence ATGACCTCTATTCATGACCAAATTAAAGAAGTTGTTACCACTCACCGTGTTGTTTTGTTTATGAAAGGCACGAAGCAGTTCCCGCAATGCGGTTTCTCATCCCGTGCCGTTCAAATTCTTAATGCCGCAGGTTGCACCGATTATGTAACCGTTAATGTTTTGGAAAACGATGCCGTCCGCCAAGGTATTAAGGAATACAGTGATTGGCCGACCATCCCCCAACTCTACGTCAACGGGGAATTTGTCGGCGGTTCCGATATTTTGATGGAAATGTTTGAAGCCGGCGAATTGCAAGATTTGCTGAAAGCCTGA
- the accD gene encoding acetyl-CoA carboxylase, carboxyltransferase subunit beta: MSWLDKILPPKIKNRSKSEGSSNVPEGLWHKCPSCSATIYSTELQQNDQVCPKCNHHNPLSARERLNLLLDEEGREEIAANIKPTDPLKFKDSKKYPERLAAARKATGEDDALVVMKGFMNGLPVVIAAFEFRFIGGSMGSVVGERFVQGVRRAVADNCSFICVAASGGARMQEGVNSLMQMTKTSAALHLLTEKHLPFISVLTDPTMGGVSASFAFLGDVVLAEPNALIGFAGPRVIEQTVRETLPEGFQRAEFLLEKGAIDQIVDRRSMKQRISDLITLLRREDKVNAA; encoded by the coding sequence ATGAGTTGGTTAGACAAAATCCTACCGCCCAAAATCAAAAACCGCAGTAAAAGCGAAGGCTCGTCCAACGTTCCCGAAGGCCTGTGGCACAAATGCCCTTCCTGCTCGGCAACCATCTACTCGACCGAACTTCAGCAAAACGACCAAGTTTGCCCGAAATGTAACCACCACAACCCGCTTTCCGCGCGCGAACGCCTCAATTTGCTTTTGGACGAGGAAGGCCGCGAAGAAATCGCCGCCAATATCAAACCGACCGACCCGCTGAAATTCAAAGACAGCAAAAAATATCCCGAACGCTTGGCCGCAGCGCGCAAAGCCACCGGCGAAGATGATGCGTTGGTCGTGATGAAAGGCTTTATGAACGGCCTGCCCGTCGTGATTGCTGCCTTCGAATTCCGCTTTATCGGCGGCTCTATGGGCTCCGTCGTCGGCGAACGCTTCGTTCAAGGCGTGCGCCGCGCCGTAGCCGACAACTGCTCTTTCATCTGTGTTGCCGCATCAGGTGGTGCGCGTATGCAGGAAGGTGTCAACTCATTGATGCAGATGACCAAAACCAGCGCGGCATTGCATCTTCTGACTGAAAAACACCTGCCGTTTATCTCCGTCCTGACCGACCCGACCATGGGCGGCGTATCCGCCAGTTTCGCCTTCCTCGGCGATGTCGTACTTGCCGAACCCAACGCCCTTATCGGCTTTGCCGGCCCGCGCGTCATCGAACAAACCGTCCGCGAAACATTGCCCGAAGGCTTCCAACGCGCAGAATTCCTGCTGGAGAAAGGCGCTATCGACCAAATCGTCGACCGCCGCAGCATGAAACAGCGCATCAGCGACCTGATTACCCTGCTGCGCCGCGAAGACAAAGTCAATGCCGCTTAA
- a CDS encoding DUF808 domain-containing protein, whose translation MAFASLFTLLDDITAVLDDVALMTKMAAKKTAGVVGDDLALNANQVTGVSAERELPIIWAVAKGSLVNKLILVPLALLLSAFLPKLITPLLMIGGIYLCFEGVEKLLHKFLHRHEAHEDEEADAETLDEKTKIKGAIRTDFILSAEIIIIALGVVEKYDLMTRSLVMTAIGIGMTAFVYGLVGVIVKLDDFGMLLMRQKSTGIQTVGRGLIAFMPWFMRGLSVVGTLAMFLVGGGLIIHNLGFLHDFLHAQHWDSGLMEHVANLAVGLIAGAVACAVALPLMKLFQKH comes from the coding sequence ATGGCATTTGCCTCGCTTTTCACCCTTTTGGACGATATTACCGCTGTCTTGGACGACGTTGCCCTGATGACCAAAATGGCCGCGAAGAAAACGGCGGGCGTGGTCGGCGATGATTTGGCGCTCAATGCGAATCAGGTTACCGGCGTGTCGGCAGAACGCGAGCTGCCAATTATTTGGGCGGTGGCGAAAGGTTCTTTGGTGAACAAGCTGATTTTGGTGCCACTGGCTTTGCTGCTGTCTGCCTTTTTGCCGAAGCTGATTACGCCTTTATTGATGATAGGCGGGATTTATTTGTGTTTCGAGGGCGTGGAAAAGCTGCTGCATAAGTTTTTACACCGCCACGAAGCGCATGAAGACGAGGAGGCAGACGCCGAAACGCTGGACGAAAAAACCAAGATTAAAGGCGCGATTCGTACGGATTTCATCCTGTCTGCCGAGATCATTATTATTGCTTTGGGCGTGGTTGAAAAATACGATCTGATGACCCGTTCGCTGGTGATGACGGCAATCGGCATCGGTATGACCGCTTTTGTGTACGGTTTGGTCGGCGTTATCGTCAAACTCGACGACTTCGGTATGCTGCTGATGCGTCAAAAAAGCACGGGCATCCAAACGGTCGGACGGGGCTTGATTGCCTTTATGCCTTGGTTCATGCGCGGTTTGAGCGTGGTGGGTACGCTTGCCATGTTCCTTGTCGGCGGCGGTTTGATTATCCACAACTTGGGCTTTTTGCATGATTTCTTACACGCGCAACATTGGGACAGCGGCTTGATGGAGCATGTCGCCAACCTTGCCGTCGGGCTGATTGCCGGTGCCGTCGCCTGCGCCGTTGCGCTGCCATTGATGAAGCTGTTTCAAAAACACTAA
- the trpA gene encoding tryptophan synthase subunit alpha, giving the protein MSRIQQTFAALDGAKALIPYITVGNPDLDTTLALMHSLVENGADILELGVPFSDPMADGPTIQRAAERALANKVSLNDVLNIVRRFRETNGNTPVVLMGYLNPIHKMGYQAFAQAAAEAGVDGVLTVDSPVETITPLHDELKARGLDCIFLIAPTTTEERIQTIARVAGGFVYYVSLKGVTGAASLDTEEVSRKIELLRKYIDIPIGVGFGISNAESARKIGAVADAVIVGSRIVKEIENNAGREAEAVGALVKELKDAIR; this is encoded by the coding sequence ATGAGCAGAATCCAGCAAACCTTTGCCGCGCTTGACGGCGCAAAAGCCCTGATTCCCTATATTACCGTAGGCAATCCCGATCTCGATACCACGCTTGCGCTGATGCACAGTTTGGTTGAAAACGGCGCCGACATCCTGGAATTGGGCGTTCCCTTTTCCGACCCGATGGCGGACGGTCCGACCATCCAGCGCGCCGCCGAGCGTGCGTTGGCAAACAAAGTTTCCCTCAACGACGTATTGAACATCGTACGCCGCTTCCGTGAAACAAACGGCAACACGCCCGTCGTCCTGATGGGTTATCTGAACCCGATTCATAAAATGGGTTATCAGGCATTTGCCCAAGCGGCTGCCGAAGCGGGCGTGGACGGCGTGCTGACCGTTGATTCCCCTGTCGAAACCATCACCCCGCTGCACGACGAACTCAAAGCGCGCGGTCTCGACTGCATCTTCCTGATTGCCCCGACCACGACCGAAGAGCGTATCCAAACCATCGCCCGCGTTGCAGGCGGCTTTGTCTATTATGTTTCGCTCAAAGGCGTTACTGGCGCGGCAAGTTTGGATACCGAAGAAGTTTCGCGTAAAATAGAGCTTTTGCGCAAGTATATCGACATCCCGATCGGTGTCGGCTTCGGTATCAGCAACGCCGAAAGCGCGCGCAAAATCGGTGCCGTTGCCGATGCCGTCATCGTCGGCAGCCGCATCGTCAAAGAAATTGAAAATAACGCAGGCCGCGAAGCAGAAGCCGTCGGCGCGTTGGTAAAAGAATTAAAAGACGCAATCCGTTAA
- a CDS encoding 4Fe-4S binding protein, with amino-acid sequence MLAMFAVFVLLFSTLPAYAERLPDFLSKVQPSEIFPGADRYGKPEGKPMVARVYKGDEQLGLVYITTDVVNTRGYSSKPIDTMMALANDGTIAGAKLVDHHEPIMLIGIPQSRVDKFINKYIGLNFIKNPPTPGVAPGDIISGATVTLMVINDSIQRSFKVVAGKYGLGTDKAVQTTSANAADTQQAAAPAVQTRPRRAVNPDKQDIQSWNALLEQKAIGHLHITVDEINKLFEKGGKAGVAEHAEQGAGDDTFIDLYTAVVSQPSIGKSLLGEEGWKNLQNRLQPGQQAVLVAGEGRYSWKGSGYVRGGIFDRIEMIQGENSFRFTDAQHERLVDLAAEGAPHFKEVSWFTIPEGVEFDAAEPWRLQLMVQRVLSVNDKAFVTADLDYELPQGYYVDDPKAPPVEISAPVEPAAAPAAEQASDTKGIAEEASEASSNDGASNQLWKQVWKAKQGQIAVVGIALTILLLVFLFQDWIVRYEKWYDRFRLVFLTFTLFYIGWYAQAQLSVVNTLTLFSAILTEFRWDFFLMDPIVFILWLFTAATMLLWNRGTFCGWLCPFGSLQELTNRIAKKLGVKQITVPHLLHTRLTAIKYVIFFGLLAISLYDLGTAEKFAEVEPFKTAIILKFVREWWFVAFAVTLLVAGLFIERFFCRYLCPLGAGIALPGRFRVFDWLRRYKMCGNPCQICTHECPVQAIAPEGDIHPNECIQCLHCQVMYHHDTRCPQVVATNKKKQKQAAAKAEPETASAKQQPTEQIVQFVKK; translated from the coding sequence ATGCTGGCGATGTTTGCCGTATTTGTCCTATTGTTTTCGACACTGCCCGCTTACGCCGAGCGTTTGCCTGACTTTTTGTCAAAAGTCCAGCCTTCGGAAATTTTTCCGGGTGCAGACCGTTATGGCAAGCCTGAAGGCAAGCCTATGGTTGCCCGTGTTTATAAGGGCGACGAGCAGTTGGGTTTGGTGTATATCACGACGGACGTGGTCAATACACGCGGCTATTCGAGCAAACCGATTGATACGATGATGGCTTTGGCCAACGACGGAACGATCGCCGGTGCGAAGCTGGTCGATCACCATGAGCCGATTATGCTTATTGGTATCCCGCAATCGCGTGTGGATAAATTCATCAATAAGTATATCGGTTTGAATTTTATTAAAAATCCACCTACTCCGGGTGTTGCCCCCGGGGACATCATCAGCGGCGCGACCGTTACGCTGATGGTGATTAACGACAGTATCCAGCGTTCGTTCAAAGTTGTTGCCGGCAAATATGGTTTGGGCACTGACAAAGCCGTTCAGACGACCTCCGCCAATGCTGCGGATACGCAACAGGCTGCTGCCCCTGCGGTACAAACCCGACCTCGCCGCGCTGTCAATCCTGACAAACAGGACATCCAATCTTGGAATGCGCTGCTGGAACAAAAAGCCATCGGCCATCTGCACATTACTGTTGACGAAATCAACAAGCTGTTTGAAAAAGGCGGCAAAGCAGGTGTTGCCGAACACGCCGAACAAGGCGCAGGCGACGATACCTTTATCGATTTGTACACAGCCGTAGTCAGCCAGCCTTCCATCGGCAAAAGCCTGTTGGGCGAGGAAGGTTGGAAAAACCTGCAAAACCGTCTGCAACCGGGTCAACAAGCTGTCTTGGTTGCCGGTGAAGGCCGTTATTCTTGGAAAGGTTCGGGCTATGTCCGCGGCGGTATTTTCGACCGTATCGAGATGATTCAAGGCGAAAACAGCTTCCGCTTTACTGACGCGCAACACGAACGCTTGGTTGATTTGGCAGCCGAAGGCGCGCCCCACTTTAAAGAAGTATCTTGGTTTACGATTCCCGAAGGTGTGGAATTCGATGCTGCCGAACCTTGGCGTTTGCAGTTGATGGTTCAACGCGTATTGAGCGTAAACGACAAAGCATTCGTAACCGCCGATTTGGATTACGAGCTGCCTCAAGGTTACTATGTCGATGACCCGAAAGCACCGCCTGTCGAAATCAGTGCGCCAGTCGAACCGGCAGCCGCTCCTGCCGCCGAACAAGCCTCAGACACAAAAGGCATAGCCGAAGAAGCCTCTGAAGCCTCTTCAAACGACGGCGCATCCAACCAACTCTGGAAACAGGTGTGGAAAGCGAAACAAGGACAAATCGCCGTAGTCGGCATCGCCTTGACCATCCTGCTTTTGGTCTTCCTGTTCCAAGACTGGATTGTCCGCTATGAGAAATGGTACGACCGCTTCCGCCTGGTATTCCTGACATTTACCCTGTTCTATATCGGTTGGTACGCTCAGGCGCAACTGTCGGTCGTCAATACACTGACACTGTTCTCCGCCATCCTGACCGAATTCCGTTGGGACTTCTTCCTGATGGATCCGATTGTGTTCATCCTGTGGCTGTTTACCGCCGCAACCATGCTGTTGTGGAACCGCGGTACATTCTGCGGCTGGCTCTGCCCCTTCGGTTCGCTGCAAGAGCTGACCAACCGTATCGCCAAAAAATTGGGCGTGAAACAGATTACCGTGCCGCACCTGCTGCACACACGCCTGACCGCGATTAAATATGTGATTTTCTTCGGCCTATTGGCGATTTCGCTGTATGATTTGGGCACTGCTGAAAAATTTGCCGAAGTAGAACCTTTTAAAACGGCGATTATTTTGAAATTCGTCCGCGAATGGTGGTTTGTCGCGTTTGCCGTTACCCTTTTGGTTGCCGGCCTGTTCATCGAACGCTTCTTCTGCCGCTATCTGTGCCCATTGGGCGCGGGCATCGCCCTACCCGGCCGCTTCCGCGTATTCGACTGGCTGCGCCGCTACAAAATGTGTGGCAACCCTTGCCAAATCTGTACGCACGAATGCCCCGTTCAGGCGATTGCACCGGAAGGCGACATCCATCCGAACGAATGTATCCAGTGCCTGCACTGCCAAGTCATGTATCACCATGACACACGTTGCCCGCAAGTTGTGGCAACCAACAAGAAAAAACAAAAACAGGCGGCGGCGAAAGCCGAACCCGAAACCGCATCTGCAAAACAACAGCCTACCGAGCAGATTGTGCAGTTTGTGAAAAAATAA
- the rpsU gene encoding 30S ribosomal protein S21 translates to MPAIRVKENEPFEVAMRRFKRAVEKTGLLTELRAREAYEKPTTERKRKKAAAVKRLQKRLRSQKLPPKMY, encoded by the coding sequence ATGCCTGCAATCCGCGTTAAAGAGAACGAACCCTTCGAAGTAGCCATGCGCCGTTTCAAACGTGCCGTAGAAAAAACCGGTCTGTTGACCGAGCTGCGCGCCCGTGAAGCTTACGAAAAACCGACTACCGAGCGCAAACGCAAAAAAGCCGCAGCCGTAAAACGCCTGCAAAAACGCCTGCGCAGCCAAAAACTGCCTCCCAAAATGTATTAA
- the rpoH gene encoding RNA polymerase sigma factor RpoH — protein MNNAFALPVIHSGNGSLEQYIHTVNSIPMLTPEEESQLAERQQKGDLNAAKQLILSHLRVVVSIARGYDGYGLNQADLIQEGNIGLMKAVKRYEPSRGARLFSFAVHWIKAEIHEFILRNWRLVRVATTKPQRKLFFNLRSMRKNLNALSPKEAQDIADDLGVKLSEVMEMEQRMTGHDIAIMADNNDDEDSFAPIDWLADHDAEPSRQLSKQAHYALQTEGLQNALAQLDDRSRRIVESRWLQDDGGLTLHELAAEYGVSAERIRQIEAKAMQKLRGFLAEEAEAV, from the coding sequence ATGAACAACGCCTTTGCATTACCCGTCATCCACAGTGGCAACGGCAGCCTTGAGCAATACATTCACACTGTTAACAGCATTCCCATGTTGACGCCCGAAGAAGAAAGCCAACTCGCGGAGCGTCAGCAAAAAGGCGACCTTAACGCCGCCAAACAACTCATTCTTTCCCATTTGCGCGTCGTCGTATCCATCGCACGAGGCTACGACGGCTATGGCCTGAACCAAGCCGACCTTATCCAAGAAGGCAACATCGGACTGATGAAAGCGGTCAAACGCTACGAGCCCAGCCGTGGCGCGCGCCTGTTTTCATTCGCCGTACACTGGATTAAGGCCGAAATCCACGAATTTATCCTGCGCAACTGGCGACTGGTACGCGTAGCGACCACCAAACCGCAACGCAAACTGTTCTTCAATCTGCGCAGTATGCGTAAAAACCTGAATGCCTTGTCTCCGAAAGAAGCGCAAGATATCGCCGACGATTTGGGCGTTAAATTGTCCGAAGTCATGGAAATGGAACAACGCATGACCGGACACGACATCGCCATCATGGCGGACAACAACGATGACGAAGACAGCTTCGCCCCCATCGACTGGCTTGCCGACCACGATGCCGAACCCAGCCGCCAACTGTCCAAACAAGCCCATTACGCCCTGCAAACCGAAGGTCTGCAAAACGCATTGGCGCAACTGGACGACCGCAGCCGCCGTATCGTAGAAAGCCGCTGGCTGCAAGACGATGGCGGATTGACCCTGCACGAGCTGGCAGCCGAATACGGCGTGTCTGCCGAGCGCATTCGTCAAATCGAAGCCAAAGCCATGCAAAAACTGCGCGGTTTCCTCGCGGAAGAAGCGGAAGCGGTTTAA
- a CDS encoding DUF2322 family protein has product MSFQDNLAAMPDIGHLSGLDILDAQGKAVHYIPNAPGKQGSLKLYNALALNFGGKLDAAAAAQGLDWFAEHVADAQANPGKHPNIDLLLQVKNGNCSLVLKPVEA; this is encoded by the coding sequence ATGAGCTTCCAAGACAACCTCGCCGCCATGCCCGACATCGGTCATTTGAGCGGACTCGACATCCTCGACGCACAAGGCAAAGCCGTCCATTACATCCCCAACGCGCCCGGCAAGCAAGGCTCGCTGAAACTCTACAACGCTTTGGCATTGAATTTCGGCGGCAAACTCGATGCCGCCGCCGCTGCACAGGGTTTGGATTGGTTTGCCGAACACGTTGCCGATGCGCAAGCCAATCCGGGCAAGCATCCCAATATCGATTTGCTGTTGCAAGTGAAAAACGGAAACTGCAGCTTGGTTTTAAAGCCGGTTGAGGCATAA
- the upp gene encoding uracil phosphoribosyltransferase encodes MNVTVINHPLVRHKLTLMREADCSTYKFRTLTTELARLMAYEASRDFEIEKYIIDGWCGQIEGDRIKGKTLTVVPILRAGLGMLDGVLDLIPTAKISVVGLQRDEETLKPVSYFEKFVDSMDERPALIIDPMLATGGSMVATIDLLKAKGCKNIKALVLVAAPEGVKAVNEAHPDVTIYTAALDSHLNENGYIIPGLGDAGDKIFGTR; translated from the coding sequence ATGAACGTAACCGTTATCAATCACCCCCTTGTCCGCCACAAACTCACGCTCATGCGCGAGGCCGATTGCAGCACTTACAAATTCCGCACCCTCACTACCGAGCTGGCGCGCCTGATGGCTTACGAAGCCAGCCGTGATTTTGAAATCGAAAAATACATTATCGACGGCTGGTGCGGTCAAATCGAAGGTGACCGCATCAAGGGCAAAACCTTGACCGTCGTGCCGATTTTGCGTGCCGGTTTGGGTATGCTTGACGGCGTGCTCGACCTGATTCCGACCGCCAAAATCAGCGTGGTCGGATTGCAGCGCGACGAAGAAACGCTCAAACCCGTTTCCTATTTTGAAAAATTCGTGGACAGCATGGACGAACGCCCCGCGTTGATTATCGACCCCATGCTCGCTACCGGCGGCTCTATGGTGGCTACCATCGACTTGTTGAAGGCGAAAGGCTGCAAAAATATCAAAGCGTTGGTACTCGTCGCCGCGCCCGAAGGCGTCAAAGCCGTCAATGAAGCGCATCCCGACGTCACCATCTACACCGCCGCCCTCGACAGCCATCTGAACGAAAACGGCTACATCATCCCCGGCTTGGGCGATGCGGGCGATAAGATTTTCGGCACGCGCTGA
- the lnt gene encoding apolipoprotein N-acyltransferase, producing the protein MNIFRKLEQYWQHPVLYWPLVILIAAATPLTFAPYYHFWLMPLLFGALIRLIELRPRFAVSTAYLFGLIAYTAQFYWIHTALHDVSGLPNLYAVPLTFLLPAFLALYPAACFWLWKKFHLPRWVKVGIVLPILWTLAEFARERLLTGFGWGAIGYSQIVKESPLAGFAPLGGIHLVTLATAFVSAWLVLLIDNTGRLKQRLLPMCMIVMLCTVGYVAQQTDFTKPDGSTSTVALVQGNIEQSLKWNEEQVVPTIQKYYGQISKTSADIVILPETALPVMRQDLPENILTQFAEQARTNGSALAVGIGQYTADGSGYENAVINLSDYDDISDDLPYYAKNHLVPFGEYKPLPFLTEPLYKMMNMPLADFRRGGAGQAPLTMKDQKVAFNICYEDGFGDELIATAKNATLLANVSNMAWYGDSNAMYQQLQQSQARAMELGRYMVRATNTGATAIISPKGSIIAESEPNTDAVLEGHIKGYVGETPYMKAGGSLWLIGVLSIIAIALFLIRKKLD; encoded by the coding sequence ATGAACATTTTCCGCAAACTCGAACAATATTGGCAGCATCCTGTGCTGTACTGGCCGCTGGTGATCCTGATTGCCGCCGCCACGCCGTTGACTTTCGCTCCTTATTACCATTTTTGGCTGATGCCTTTGCTGTTTGGCGCATTGATCCGACTGATTGAACTGCGTCCGCGCTTTGCTGTTTCCACTGCCTATCTGTTTGGGCTGATTGCTTATACGGCGCAGTTTTATTGGATACATACCGCGCTGCACGATGTTTCCGGCCTGCCTAATTTATACGCGGTTCCGCTGACTTTCCTGCTGCCTGCGTTTCTCGCGCTATATCCCGCCGCCTGTTTTTGGTTGTGGAAGAAATTTCATCTGCCACGCTGGGTTAAGGTCGGTATCGTTTTGCCGATTTTGTGGACGCTGGCGGAATTTGCCCGCGAACGCCTGTTGACCGGCTTCGGCTGGGGGGCGATCGGCTATTCCCAAATCGTCAAAGAAAGCCCGCTTGCCGGCTTTGCGCCTTTGGGCGGTATTCATCTGGTAACGCTGGCGACGGCATTTGTCAGCGCATGGCTGGTGTTGCTGATTGACAATACGGGTCGTCTGAAACAGCGCCTGCTGCCGATGTGCATGATTGTTATGTTGTGTACCGTCGGCTATGTCGCCCAGCAAACCGACTTTACCAAACCCGACGGCAGCACCAGTACCGTCGCGCTCGTGCAGGGCAATATCGAGCAGAGTCTGAAATGGAATGAAGAACAAGTCGTCCCCACTATTCAGAAATACTACGGTCAAATCAGCAAAACATCTGCCGACATCGTTATCCTGCCGGAAACCGCTCTGCCTGTGATGCGTCAGGATTTGCCGGAAAATATCCTGACCCAGTTTGCCGAGCAGGCGCGCACTAACGGCAGCGCGTTGGCCGTCGGTATCGGTCAATATACAGCCGACGGCAGCGGATACGAAAACGCTGTAATCAATTTGAGCGACTACGATGATATTTCAGACGACCTCCCGTATTACGCCAAGAATCATCTGGTTCCCTTTGGCGAATATAAACCGCTGCCTTTTTTGACCGAACCGTTGTACAAAATGATGAATATGCCGCTTGCCGATTTCCGTCGCGGCGGAGCGGGGCAGGCACCCTTGACGATGAAAGATCAAAAAGTCGCCTTCAACATCTGCTATGAAGACGGCTTTGGTGACGAACTTATTGCTACCGCCAAAAACGCTACGCTGCTTGCCAACGTCAGCAATATGGCGTGGTACGGCGATTCCAACGCCATGTACCAACAGCTCCAGCAATCCCAAGCCCGCGCGATGGAGCTTGGACGCTATATGGTTCGTGCCACCAATACCGGTGCAACCGCCATTATTTCTCCCAAAGGAAGCATCATCGCCGAGAGCGAACCCAATACCGATGCCGTCTTGGAAGGTCATATCAAAGGCTATGTCGGCGAAACTCCTTATATGAAGGCAGGCGGTTCGCTGTGGCTGATCGGAGTGTTGTCAATCATTGCCATCGCACTGTTTTTAATCAGGAAAAAATTAGATTGA
- a CDS encoding GatB/YqeY domain-containing protein, with product MSLKVQLAEDMKTAMLAKDETALSTIRLVDDAINRFEVDERTEADDEKVIAIITQMVKQRKDSANINAESGRKDLADKENAEIEILHRYLPQMMSEEEIRTAVETVVAMTGASDLTDLNTAMSVLETQIEGKADMGKVTKILKEELSS from the coding sequence ATGAGCCTAAAAGTACAGTTAGCAGAAGATATGAAAACCGCGATGCTTGCCAAAGATGAAACGGCTTTAAGCACTATCCGCCTGGTCGATGACGCCATCAATCGATTCGAAGTGGACGAGCGTACAGAAGCTGATGACGAAAAAGTAATTGCCATCATCACCCAAATGGTCAAACAGCGCAAAGACAGTGCCAACATCAATGCCGAATCAGGCCGTAAGGACTTGGCAGATAAAGAAAATGCCGAAATCGAAATCCTGCACCGTTATCTGCCGCAAATGATGTCAGAAGAAGAAATCCGTACTGCCGTGGAAACCGTAGTCGCCATGACAGGGGCTTCCGATTTGACTGATTTAAACACAGCCATGAGCGTTCTGGAAACCCAGATTGAAGGCAAAGCCGATATGGGTAAGGTCACCAAAATTCTCAAAGAGGAATTAAGTTCGTAA